The following are encoded in a window of Cydia strobilella chromosome 1, ilCydStro3.1, whole genome shotgun sequence genomic DNA:
- the LOC134755782 gene encoding uncharacterized protein LOC134755782, translated as MRPAFVLSVLVWLLVQDSIICVRIRDLRVPAHVAEGSEVVLGCIFDMQGHRLFSVKWLRNGEVFYHYRPGSGTYNVPDTRAFSDQGVSVDVSRSSMETVTLLFMGRESAGEYRCDVTGEGPLFRKDSAKKNITVDLVPEKEPEITGLQEYYDVGSPVLLNCTSTGARPASRVQWFVNNMQAQKYHVRGPWYRRSLHRLDAYDTTVELSFGVRESHFLNGIMKLKCEATLAPLYRKEVELKYQRLPRTRGSILMETTTKYLEKTTEERCTDAITVELDEPPPHLEPWSIETPDPDGTS; from the exons ATGCGTCCAGCGTTTGTGTTAAGTGTTTTGGTGTGGTTACTAGTGCAAG ATTCCATAATATGTGTGCGGATCCGCGACCTGCGGGTGCCGGCGCACGTGGCCGAGGGCTCGGAGGTGGTGCTGGGCTGCATATTCGACATGCAAGGCCATCGGCTCTTCTCCGTCAAGTGGCTGAGGAACGGAGAGGTCTTCTACCACTACAGACCCGGAAGCGGCACCTACAACGTGCCAGACACTAGGGCCTTCTCAGATCAAGGAGTATCTGTTGAT GTGTCGCGGTCGAGCATGGAGACAGTTACGCTGCTGTTCATGGGGCGCGAGTCGGCGGGCGAGTACCGCTGCGACGTCACAGGCGAGGGGCCGCTCTTCCGGAAGGATTCCGCCAAAAAAAACATCACGGTCGATC TGGTACCTGAAAAAGAGCCTGAAATTACGGGTCTTCAGGAGTACTATGACGTGGGTTCACCTGTACTACTGAATTGTACTTCGACGGGCGCGCGTCCCGCTAGTCGGGTGCAGTGGTTTGTGAACAACATGCAAGCGCAGAAGTACCACGTGCGGGGACCGTGGTATCGGCGCTCGTTACACCGACTGGACGCGTACGACACCACGGTTGAGCTCTCTTTCGGAGTGCGGGAGTCGCATTTCTTAAATGGAATCATGAAATTAAAG TGTGAGGCAACATTAGCGCCATTATATCGCAAGGAGGTGGAGCTCAAATACCAGAGACTCCCGCGGACCAGGGGAAGCATACTCATGGAGACCACAACGAAGTATCTAGAGAAAACCACTGAGGAACGCTGTACTGACGCCATCACTGTGGAATTGGACGAGCCGCCGCCGCACTTGGAGCCTTGGTCGATTGAAACACCTGATCCAG ACGGAACCTCTTGA
- the LOC134755867 gene encoding pro-resilin, translated as MSTMHSQPRAPLTLRQRVTTLTSEDGTDHMRSITDFDTFQWVIWLSALAWSTTKCEPPVNSYLPPSSGGNGRPSPEYGPPGANNGGRGNSQDPGAFGGPGGRPGSRLESQNQPGDSYSPPGQLPSNNLDAQYGPPLAQGQGRGGPGSPQGSFGGSPQGDFRGSPQGGFGGSPSSQGGFGGPSNNLNTQYGPPSAQGQDRGGPSSSRGGGSPQGSFGGRPSQGGFSSRPQQGQGSFNAPSAEYGAPEQGSGSFGRQRGQLPQQRKGGFNTPSAEYGAPGQGSDSFGQPGESSSGVGGRPGSGGRPQTSYDAPNQGLGQSPGGGRAGGRGGQGDQGRSQRPDSSYGPPASGGFQQSNNQFGAGSQSPNSQRAPESSYGAPNANGPQRGFGGQPSDVPSSSYGAPQAPGFGAGGSGGGGRGGSGNSGSDFGDNGSDEPAKYEYNYEVDDAQTGTKFGHSEQRDGDVATGEYNVVLPDGRKQVVEYEAGLQGYKPMIRYEGGAGGGGSGFGAGGGSGGGAQGYPRGGPGAGGGGFSSENDIGYPQGGPSQGNSGFGVQGSQGGSQGYDDQSQGGQAGYPRGGPGGGRGQQLSGDLRAPQRQQNGQGNAGYSSGGPGTNGLEGLNSDSGYPSGRPQGGRGFSSGGQGGEEGYPSGGPSGRGQGGFGSPDRLTADNAYPRGGSQGSRGPGGRGGDEGYPSGGPNGPRGSGY; from the exons ATGTCCACGATGCACTCGCAGCCTAGGGCTCCGCTGACGTTGCGTCAGCGCGTCACGACGCTAACTAGTGAGGATGGCACAGATCACATGCGCTCCATCACGGATTTCGATACC TTTCAGTGGGTTATTTGGCTTAGCGCCCTTGCATGGTCAACGACCAAATGCGAGCCTCCAGTAAACAGCTACCTCCCGCCATCTTCCGGTGGTAATGGCCGACCATCTCCAGAGTATGGACCTCCCGGAGCCAACAACGGGGGCCGTGGTAATTCCCAAGATCCTGGTGCTTTCGGAGGTCCTGGAGGCCGCCCGGGTTCAAGACTAGAAAGCCAAAATCAGCCTGGCGACTCTTACTCGCCCCCAGGACAATTGCCATCGAATAATTTAGACGCGCAGTATGGACCACCTTTAGCACAAGGTCAGGGTCGCGGTGGACCTGGCTCTCCTCAAGGTAGTTTTGGAGGTAGTCCACAAGGTGATTTTAGAGGTAGCCCACAAGGTGGTTTTGGAGGAAGCCCATCTTCTCAAGGTGGTTTCGGAGGACCATcgaataatttaaatacacaGTACGGACCACCTTCGGCACAAGGCCAAGATCGTGGTGGACCTAGCTCATCTCGAGGCGGAGGAAGTCCTCAGGGTAGTTTTGGAGGAAGGCCATCGCAAGGAGGATTTAGTTCCCGGCCACAACAAGGACAAGGAAGCTTCAACGCTCCGAGTGCTGAATACGGTGCCCCAGAGCAGGGCTCCGGTTCCTTTGGCAGGCAAAGAGGTCAGTTGCCACAGCAAAGAAAAGGAGGGTTTAATACTCCGAGTGCTGAATATGGTGCTCCCGGGCAGGGCTCTGATTCGTTTGGACAACCAGGAGAATCATCTTCAGGTGTAGGAGGAAGGCCTGGAAGTGGCGGACGACCACAAACAAGCTACGATGCTCCAAATCAGGGTTTAGGTCAATCACCTGGAGGTGGAAGGGCTGGAGGACGTGGCGGTCAAGGAGACCAAGGCCGTAGCCAACGGCCTGATAGTTCGTACGGCCCACCTGCTAGCGGCGGATTTCAACAATCGAATAACCAGTTCGGTGCTGGAAGTCAGTCGCCCAATTCTCAAAGAGCACCAGAATCTTCTTATGGAGCTCCGAACGCTAACGGGCCGCAGCGTGGATTCGGAGGTCAGCCTTCTGATGTACCCTCCTCGTCGTATGGGGCGCCTCAGGCGCCTGGCTTCGGTGCTGGTGGTAGTGGGGGCGGTGGTCGAGGTGGCTCTGGCAACAGCGGTTCTGACTTTGGCGATAACGGATctgat gagCCCGCTAAATACGAGTATAACTATGAAGTGGACGATGCGCAGACAGGTACTAAATTTGGTCATTCAGAACAACGTGACGGCGACGTCGCCACCGGGGAGTATAACGTAGTGCTGCCCGACGGCAGGAAGCAGGTCGTGGAGTACGAGGCGGGCCTGCAGGGATACAAGCCTATGATCCGATACGAGG GTGGAGCAGGCGGCGGCGGATCCGGGTTTGGCGCGG GCGGAGGTTCCGGTGGTGGAGCTCAGGGCTACCCTCGCGGCGGTCCGGGCGCAGGTGGCGGCGGGTTCTCCAGCGAAAACGATATTGGCTATCCGCAGGGTGGACCTAGCCAAGGAAATTCTGGGTTTGGAGTACAAGGCAGCCAAGGTGGCTCCCAAGGCTACGACGACCAGTCCCAGGGAGGCCAAGCAGGATATCCAAGAGGAGGACCTGGAGGCGGTAGAGGCCAACAACTTTCTGGAGATCTTAGGGCCCCTCAGAGACAACAGAACGGCCAGGGAAATGCTGGGTACTCGTCCGGTGGCCCCGGCACGAACGGGTTGGAAGGCTTGAATAGTGATAGTGGTTACCCTAGCGGTAGACCTCAGGGCGGTAGAGGATTTTCCAGTGGAGGGCAAGGGGGTGAAGAAGGATACCCCAGCGGTGGTCCGAGCGGCAGAGGACAGGGGGGCTTCGGCTCTCCGGATAGACTCACTGCTGACAACGCATACCCAAGAGGTGGCAGCCAAGGAAGCAGAGGACCAGGGGGTCGAGGCGGAGACGAAGGTTACCCCAGCGGTGGCCCTAACGGCCCAAGGGGGTCTGGCTACTaa